AGCGCACTTTTTTTGTAGTTGGCGTAACCTCTTTCTTACAGGGAATGTTCGGCCACAGGCTGCCTATTATGGAAGGACCTGCTGGGTTATGGATTAGTATCTTTGCTGTCATGGCCTACTCGGGTGCCGAAGCTGGAAAAAGTTATATGGAAACTCTCCAAACCCTGCAGGCAGCTATGTTATGGACAGGGGGCTTTCTTTTATTATTCGGTGTTTTCCGCTTGGCTCACCGGGTTTTATTTGTGTTTACACCTCTCGTAACCGGTGCTTTTTTATTTTTACTTACCGTTCAATTGAGCGGTACTTTTTTGAGGGGAATGTTAGGAATTCAGCAGGAGGTTGAGTCCATCCATTTGGGTCCGGCAGCTGTAGCTTTTCTTACGTTTTTATTAGTATTAGGATTGTCTATATTCGGAAAAGGATGGTTGAGGAGTTATGCTGTTCTGCTCGGGATTGGAGCCGGCTGGCTTGTATATGAAGCCATAATTGGAACTTCTCCGAAGGATACGGGAAACCTTGGGGCATTTTCCGTTCCGGAATGGCTGGCCTGGGGACCCCCTGTTTTTGAATGGAATGTGATTCCTCTTGCTTTTATAACAGCCGTCATTCTTTTATCCAATATCGTAGCCTCGGTTGTGGCTGTCAGCCATTCTATTTATGGAAAGCCGACTTTTACATACAATCAGATCAATCTAGGAAGTAGTTTTTTAGGAGTTACCCACGGGGTCTCCGCTATGTTTTCATCCATTGCGAATGTTCCGCTTGCTTCCTCGTCAGGCTTTATTAATTTGACAGGGCAAAAGAGGAAGCGGCCTTTTTTATACGCTTCTATGATGATGGTCGTCATCGCATTCTTTCCACCCCTGGTCGCCTTTATTTCCGGCATTCCTTCGCCTGTGGCAAACGCTGCTTTATTAGCGACGTTTGTTCAATTAATGGGACTTGGGCTGAGTAATATTGCGAGTGAAAACCTGGATGAAAGACGATTAACGATTTTATGTGTCTCCTTTCTATTAGGAATAGGATTAATGTTTCTGCCCACTGAAGTATTCCAGGGACTTCCGGGTATTGTGCAAAACTTAATGAGTAATGGTTTATTAGTAGGAACAGTCTTAGTTATCTTTATGGAGCAGCTTTGGAAAGAATCAAACCAATCATCATAGGGTAAAGTGATGGTTACAGAGGAAGTGATTATATGGATGAACAAATATATGATTTGATTGGCATTGGCATTGGTCCTTACAATCTTGGACTGGCCGCATTAGCAGATCAGGCAGACGATATAGAGGCGGTATTTTTTGAGAGAACGCCCGAATTTATATGGCACCCGGGAATGTTAATCGAAAAGATGGATTTACAAGTTCCATTTCTCGCTGATTTGGCGACGTTTGCTGATCCAAAAAGCCCTTATACATTTATGAACTACTTGTATGAGCATGACCGGATGTTCCCATTCTTTTTCCACCGTCATTTCGAAGTCCCAAGACAGGAATACAACGATTATATGCAATGGGTAGCGAATCAGCTCGGTTCTTTGTACTTCGGACATACGGTGCTTGACATTATGGATAAGAAAGATGCCGAGCATCCACATTATGAAGTGATTGTAGAAGAGAAAGCAACAGGTGAAAGAAAATACGTGAAATCGAAACATGTCGTTCTTGGTACAGGAAACGAACCTCTCGTATTAGACGGTATGGAGGATCTACCGAATGAAGATGTTCTTCACACCAGCAGATATTTGTTCGAAAAACAAAACCTGCTTAAAGCAAAGCATGTAACGGTGGTAGGGTCCGGTCAAAGTGCCGTTGAAGTGTTCCTTGATTTATTAGAGGAGCAGGAACGCCAGGATATGAAGTTGACCTTGTTAACAAGGTCAGGCGGTTTGTTTTCTTTAGATAAAGCTAAATTTGCTCAAGAAGCTTTCACCCCATCCTATGTTGATTATTTTCATAACTTGAGCTTTGAGCAGCGGGAGCAGACATTAGAAACATTGAAGCCGCTTCGGAATGGAATTGATCCACAAACATTAACTCAGCTTTATACGAAATTGTACCACCGGACAGCCGGTCAAAGAGACAGTCGGGTTCTAATCCAGCCTATGACGGAAGTTCAGGGAATTAAAGCTGTGGAAGACGGGTATGAACTGTCTTGTAAGCAATGGCAGGAAGATGTCGATTATACGTATCATTCGGAAAAAGTAGTATTGGCTCTTGGATACAAGCCTCATATTCCATCATGGTTTATGAATCGTTTTAAGGACGCCATTGAATGGGAAGGGGAAAACGTATTTAAGGTTACAAGGGATTATCAGCTGGTCTTTAACGATAACCGCAATCACCATTTTTTCACGTTAACCAACCTGGTCCATTCGCACGGAGCGGGAGCAACAAACCTTGGACTATCTGTGCATCGTAACGTCCATATTATCAATACCATCGCAGGCAGAACGGTATATAAAAATCAGCAGGACAACACTTTTCAACAGTTTTCCATGAAAGATTTCGAAGGTTGATTATCCATTTTTTTGAAGTCGAACAGGTTTAACTTTACCCCATACGGGAAGACATCCTATGTGTTAAAAATTAACTATGTCATTCAAGGAGATGATTGAATATGAGTAAAATCGCTTGTGTCGTAACATCTATGTTTGAAGATGTAGAGTATACTAAACCCGTAGATGAGTTTAAAAGTGAAGGTCATGAAGTGACCACTATAGAATGGGAAGCCGGGAAAGAAGTAACAGGTAAGCAGGGCGATGCTACTGTTAAAATTGACGCTTCCGTCGATGATGTGAAGCCGGAAGATTTTGATGCCCTATTGATTCCCGGAGGATTCTCACCCGATCAATTACGCGGAGATGAAAAGTTTGTCAAATTCGCTAAACATTTCATGGATGAGAAAAAACCGGTCTTTGCGATCTGCCATGGTCCGCAGCTTTTAATTACTGCTAAGTCCCTGGAAGGCCGTAAAGCTACAGGTTTCAAATCTATTGCTGTAGATATGGAGTATGCAGGAGTAAACTTCGAAGATAAAGAAGTTGTGGTTTGCGGGAACCAGCTGGTTACAAGCCGTAATCCGGATGATATCCCGGCATTTAATCGAGAATCCCTCAAACTCCTAAAATAAATATCGTATCACCTTAAAGAATAAGTCACGAGGATCTCTTCCTCGTGACTTATTTTCTATAGACAGGCAACTCAATTTTTGCCAAAGGACATTTAGCTTCCAATAATTTTTTGAATTTTTTATCATCTTGTGGTACTGAAATCAAAATCGTTTTATAATGAGACTGGGTGATTGCGATTCTTTTAAAGGTCCAGGCTGGACTGGAGAGGGGATTGTACGTGTAGGAAACAGATTGAATTTCAGATAGGGGAATGGTTTTAATAATAGGACCAAACGTCACGATCAATGAGTCTTCGGTGATTTCGTGGTAAGAACGGATGAGTGCCCATAGTAGAGGGATGGAGACAACAATCATAATGATAAGACCGACCCACCCTTCGGCAAGGCCTTCTGTAAATAGTCCAATTATGCCAAGAGGTATTAAAGCTAAAACGAACAGGATAAGAATGGGATTCTTTTTTACGGGGAATTTCATATAGATCACCTCTGTTAAGAGTATAGCACTAACAAACAGCTGTACATAAGTGAGAGATGAAGGAGGAAGTCGATGATTGTTAATGAACAGGAACACCATTTTTTAATGATTGAACAACATGAACACGCTAAGATTTCTGGGCAGATCGTACGAAACTGGAAGAAAGATTTTTTGCTCCGTTCCAAACTTAGAGAAGAAGCGGACTGGGCGGTTTCCCAGCATGACCGCGCGTGGATTCCTCTGGATAAAGATCCAATATGGAATGAAGAAAAAAATAGACCTTACTCGTTTATAGACTATCCCCTCACTGAGAAACTTGAGGCTTATCAGCGAGGTATCGAGGAGGCTGCTGATCAGTCTCTGTATGCCGGGATGCTCTGCAGCATGCACTATCAATCTTTTTTTTCGGAGGATAGTGAGGATCCTGAGATTCGTGCTTTTTTAGCGGATGAAAAGGAGAGACAAAAGAACTTATACCAGGCAATGAAGAGGGATATTCCTAAGGATATTTATCAGCTCCATTTTGAAAGGCTTCAATTTTGTGATGACCTTTCTCTGTATATCTGCATGCAGGAGCCTGGTATTTCTAAGGAGGAGGAAGTATCCTGGTTTAAAAATGGATTCAGGCAGTCCTTCGATTTTGCTCCTGGCGGCATCATGCCGCATTGGGTAGACGAAAAACAGGTATCTTTAAGGCCTTTTCCTCTCGAGTATTCATTTGAAGTACAGATTCCTTACCGTATGGTTTCAAAGGAGGATATTGAGAAGAAAGGATTAAAAGAAGCTTACCATCAGACAGAAATCAACCATAGAGTGGTTGCTTTTGTTCCTTCTGATTAAAGTAAGCTTTTAAATTCCGCTTTCAGACAGCCTAAGATATCTCTGCTCCCTGTCTGGAGCGGAAATAATTATTGGTTTTTTTCTACATTGAATTGACTACTTAGGAGCAGCCAATTTTGAGGAAAGGACAATCCCAGTTTCCAATAGCTGATTCCTCTTAATCCTCGATTTTTAATAAGGTCGAACTTTTGTTGAATTGACCTTGCGTCTTCAAACCATACTTCATGTTCACTTCCAGACGCATCTGTATAAGTGAAAAAGGGAGCTTGTTCTTCCTGATCATAAGATATATTCACATTATTTTCCCGTGCAATCTGAATGGCTCTTTGCGGGCTTACAGCTTTGGCGAACTCTCCTCCTGGTTCATAAGGCAGAGTCCAATCATAGCCGTATAGATTCTGGCCTAACAGAATTTTATCAGCAGGCATTTCGGTCAAAGCGTAATCGACGACTTCTGTAACAGGTCCTATAGGTGAGACCGCTCGAGGAGGTCCCCCACTGTAGCCCCATTCATATGTCATCAGCACAACAAAATCTGCAATTTCCCCATGTGCTTTGTAATCATGTGCTTCATACCACAGGCCTTGTTGATCGGCACTCGTTTTAGGAGCAAGGGCTGTAGACATAAGAAGCCCCTCGGCCGATAGACGCTCTTTCGCTTTTCTTAGAAACTGGTTATAATTTTCTTTTAATTCCGGAGGCAGAAATTCCATATCAAAATGAACGTCACGAAATCCGATTTCACGGGTCGTCTGGATAATATTATCGAGCAAAGTATTTTGCAGATCTTCATTCGTTAAAATTGTCCGGCCTAATTCTGCGCTGAATCCATCTTCAGCTAGATTTGTGACGACCATCATTAAAGAAGCGTCATTGTTATCAGCAATGGCTTTAAAATCATCCAGAGGAGGAGCTTTCAGGGAACCATCAGGTTGAATTTCATAACTGAACGGTGCTAAGTAAGAAAGTAAAGGTGCCCGGTTTTCTGCAGAAGACTGTAAAGTGTCCGAAACTTCTCCGCCGAAAGGTTCAATATAAGCATTTGTTGAAGTGTTAACAGGTGGTTGTTCCGGAATGTATAATCGAAAACCCGGCTGAAGAGGCTGGTTCACTTGTAGGTTGTTAACTCGAGCGAGTTCTTCAGCTGTTGTTCCAAACCGCCTGGCAATGGAATATAAACTGTCGCCGGGCTGGACAAAATAAAACTGACCAACAATAGGGATCACGATTGCCTGCCCTACAACCAGATCACCCGGGGTTTCCAGTTCGTTTGCATCAATGATCGCATTTGGCGTACTATCATAGAGGTTAGCTATCGAAAATACAGACTCCCCTGATTGGACCACGTGGATCTGCATGTAAATCACTCCTTTCTCATCTTTATAAATGTATGAGAAGGAAAAGGGGAATAACACTTACATTTTTAGAAGGAGAGCTCTATGAATAACGATGAACACTATATGCAATTAGCTATACAAGAAGCTAAAAAAGCGGAAGCTGAGGGAGAGGTCCCGATTGGAGCTGTGATCGTTCATCATGATGAAGTGATTGCCCGGGGATATAATCAAAGAGAAAGTTCTCAGTTAGCTTCTTCCCACGCAGAATTCATTGCAATTGAACGGGCGAACGGAGTCATCGGCAGTTGGCGTCTGGAAGATTGTACCCTCTACGTCACGCTTGAGCCTTGCCCGATGTGTACAGGAGCAATTCTGCAGTCGCGGATACCGAGAGTGGTTTATGGAGCTAAAGACCCCAAGGCCGGATGTGCAGGAACTTTGATGAATTTATTAGAGGATGATCGCTTTAATCATCGAGCTGAAGTGGTTCCCGGCTTATTGGAGGATATGTGCGGCCAGCTGCTGACTGATTTCTTTAGGAAAATCCGTTCTCAGAAAAAGAATAAACCCAGCTCATAATCATTTTTTAAAAAAGGGATTGCATTATTCGTTATGCCTCGATATAATAGTAATGTCGTGCTAAGCGGGGAGGTAGCGGTGCCCTATACTCGCAATCCGCTATAGCGAGGCCGAATTCCCACCCGAGGTGGCAAGGTCTCAAGGCCTGCCTCATGTGAGTGGTGTTGACATTCAGGTCCTGCGCAACGAGAACCAGTGAACCCTGTCAGGTCCGGAAGGAAGCAGCAGTAAGCTGATCATCTCGTGTGCCGCGGGAGTGCCTGGATAGAGCCACAACCATGAGTAACGCTTGGGGCCTCGCCATCGAAGGTGGGTGCACGGCATTACATAAAGAATTACCCAGAAAGCTGTTATGATATTATGTCATAACAGCTTTTTTTATAGGTTCTGTTAAACGTGGTTATGTTATTTCAAAAGGGACTTATTAAACTAAAGGGCCGGATTGTGGAAGACTCAGTTTCGAGATAAATTGGGTCCGTTACTGATATAGAGAGGGGATGGCTACGGAAACCGAGCCACGTGAGAATAACGGACCCTTTTCAAGAGAGAAGGTTCTCCTCCTAAATAGGTTCTAAAATGCTTCCATAACAAGCTCTTTCACATCATTCTAGCATGAAAATAACCTCATCACCCCATGCTTTTTCTCATCAAACAAATAGAGTGTTAGGTGGTTTCGAGTATCAGATTCGGCCAGGTCCGGAGGGGAACGGGGAGACTCCTGTGGGATAAACATGATCGGTGAGACCCCGGAAAGCGTTAGCTTGAGGAGGCTCAGCACATGCCCACGGAAAGCGAGTCGTTCCCCGCAGGACCTAACTCTCTCACGAGATATCTCGAAACTGAGTCTTCGAGTAATGGGAGCTTAACTGCAAGATCAACACTGAGGGTTAACTGAGCCTTCTTATATAGGAAATATCTTAAACACTCAAATGTCTAAGGTTCACATCCAAACCTCCAATCAGGTATAATGGAGAAGAGACTAAAAAGGGAGAACGGTTATATGAGCTATCAGGCTTTGTATCGTGTCTGGCGCCCGAAAAACTTCGAAGATGTAGTTGGACAAACTCATATTACACGCACATTGCAAAATGCCATTGAGCAGGATAAGTT
The Halobacillus halophilus DSM 2266 DNA segment above includes these coding regions:
- a CDS encoding lysine N(6)-hydroxylase/L-ornithine N(5)-oxygenase family protein, with protein sequence MDEQIYDLIGIGIGPYNLGLAALADQADDIEAVFFERTPEFIWHPGMLIEKMDLQVPFLADLATFADPKSPYTFMNYLYEHDRMFPFFFHRHFEVPRQEYNDYMQWVANQLGSLYFGHTVLDIMDKKDAEHPHYEVIVEEKATGERKYVKSKHVVLGTGNEPLVLDGMEDLPNEDVLHTSRYLFEKQNLLKAKHVTVVGSGQSAVEVFLDLLEEQERQDMKLTLLTRSGGLFSLDKAKFAQEAFTPSYVDYFHNLSFEQREQTLETLKPLRNGIDPQTLTQLYTKLYHRTAGQRDSRVLIQPMTEVQGIKAVEDGYELSCKQWQEDVDYTYHSEKVVLALGYKPHIPSWFMNRFKDAIEWEGENVFKVTRDYQLVFNDNRNHHFFTLTNLVHSHGAGATNLGLSVHRNVHIINTIAGRTVYKNQQDNTFQQFSMKDFEG
- a CDS encoding PH domain-containing protein, translating into MKFPVKKNPILILFVLALIPLGIIGLFTEGLAEGWVGLIIMIVVSIPLLWALIRSYHEITEDSLIVTFGPIIKTIPLSEIQSVSYTYNPLSSPAWTFKRIAITQSHYKTILISVPQDDKKFKKLLEAKCPLAKIELPVYRK
- a CDS encoding purine/pyrimidine permease — its product is MSERPNSRTGTALETSQWFVFLLASAVALPIVIGSIFNLNFAEVAGLMQRTFFVVGVTSFLQGMFGHRLPIMEGPAGLWISIFAVMAYSGAEAGKSYMETLQTLQAAMLWTGGFLLLFGVFRLAHRVLFVFTPLVTGAFLFLLTVQLSGTFLRGMLGIQQEVESIHLGPAAVAFLTFLLVLGLSIFGKGWLRSYAVLLGIGAGWLVYEAIIGTSPKDTGNLGAFSVPEWLAWGPPVFEWNVIPLAFITAVILLSNIVASVVAVSHSIYGKPTFTYNQINLGSSFLGVTHGVSAMFSSIANVPLASSSGFINLTGQKRKRPFLYASMMMVVIAFFPPLVAFISGIPSPVANAALLATFVQLMGLGLSNIASENLDERRLTILCVSFLLGIGLMFLPTEVFQGLPGIVQNLMSNGLLVGTVLVIFMEQLWKESNQSS
- the tadA gene encoding tRNA adenosine(34) deaminase TadA, which produces MNNDEHYMQLAIQEAKKAEAEGEVPIGAVIVHHDEVIARGYNQRESSQLASSHAEFIAIERANGVIGSWRLEDCTLYVTLEPCPMCTGAILQSRIPRVVYGAKDPKAGCAGTLMNLLEDDRFNHRAEVVPGLLEDMCGQLLTDFFRKIRSQKKNKPSS
- a CDS encoding DUF3891 family protein → MIVNEQEHHFLMIEQHEHAKISGQIVRNWKKDFLLRSKLREEADWAVSQHDRAWIPLDKDPIWNEEKNRPYSFIDYPLTEKLEAYQRGIEEAADQSLYAGMLCSMHYQSFFSEDSEDPEIRAFLADEKERQKNLYQAMKRDIPKDIYQLHFERLQFCDDLSLYICMQEPGISKEEEVSWFKNGFRQSFDFAPGGIMPHWVDEKQVSLRPFPLEYSFEVQIPYRMVSKEDIEKKGLKEAYHQTEINHRVVAFVPSD
- a CDS encoding type 1 glutamine amidotransferase domain-containing protein: MSKIACVVTSMFEDVEYTKPVDEFKSEGHEVTTIEWEAGKEVTGKQGDATVKIDASVDDVKPEDFDALLIPGGFSPDQLRGDEKFVKFAKHFMDEKKPVFAICHGPQLLITAKSLEGRKATGFKSIAVDMEYAGVNFEDKEVVVCGNQLVTSRNPDDIPAFNRESLKLLK
- a CDS encoding LysM peptidoglycan-binding domain-containing protein → MQIHVVQSGESVFSIANLYDSTPNAIIDANELETPGDLVVGQAIVIPIVGQFYFVQPGDSLYSIARRFGTTAEELARVNNLQVNQPLQPGFRLYIPEQPPVNTSTNAYIEPFGGEVSDTLQSSAENRAPLLSYLAPFSYEIQPDGSLKAPPLDDFKAIADNNDASLMMVVTNLAEDGFSAELGRTILTNEDLQNTLLDNIIQTTREIGFRDVHFDMEFLPPELKENYNQFLRKAKERLSAEGLLMSTALAPKTSADQQGLWYEAHDYKAHGEIADFVVLMTYEWGYSGGPPRAVSPIGPVTEVVDYALTEMPADKILLGQNLYGYDWTLPYEPGGEFAKAVSPQRAIQIARENNVNISYDQEEQAPFFTYTDASGSEHEVWFEDARSIQQKFDLIKNRGLRGISYWKLGLSFPQNWLLLSSQFNVEKNQ